A genomic segment from Paenibacillus sp. FSL K6-1096 encodes:
- a CDS encoding ABC transporter ATP-binding protein has product MLPVVELKEITHAYLGDGEANLAIEDLNLTVGAGEFISLVGPSGCGKTTILSIIAGLLQPSRGEVLLSGRPVTGPSPEVGYMLQQDYLFPWRTIQDNVLLGLELTGRLTGSSRAQTLQLLADMGLEGKEQAYPAQFSGGMRQRVALVRTLATDPGLLLLDEPFSALDYQIKLQLEDLVSETLLRRGTTAILVTHDLSEAIAVSSRVILLQRNPGRIRKVFEVPEAIRSTPPLYARDLPGFAELFHEIWKEMELAGRDEM; this is encoded by the coding sequence ATGCTTCCAGTAGTGGAGTTGAAGGAAATCACACACGCCTATCTGGGAGACGGCGAGGCTAATCTTGCGATTGAGGATCTGAATCTCACTGTCGGAGCGGGCGAATTCATCAGCCTGGTTGGTCCGAGCGGCTGCGGCAAAACGACGATACTGTCGATCATCGCAGGGCTGCTGCAGCCGTCACGCGGCGAAGTGCTGCTCAGCGGCCGTCCGGTCACGGGACCTTCACCGGAGGTAGGCTATATGCTCCAGCAGGACTATCTGTTTCCCTGGAGGACCATCCAGGATAATGTGCTGCTCGGGCTGGAGCTGACCGGCAGGCTGACCGGGAGCTCACGCGCCCAGACGCTGCAGCTGCTCGCCGATATGGGGCTTGAAGGCAAAGAGCAGGCATATCCGGCCCAGTTCTCGGGAGGCATGCGCCAGCGTGTGGCCCTGGTCCGGACCCTGGCGACTGATCCCGGGCTGCTGCTGCTGGATGAACCGTTCTCCGCGTTGGATTACCAGATCAAGCTTCAGCTGGAGGATCTCGTCTCCGAGACCTTGCTGCGCAGGGGAACAACGGCGATTCTGGTGACCCATGACCTGTCTGAGGCGATTGCCGTCAGCAGCCGGGTCATTCTGCTGCAGCGGAATCCCGGCAGAATCCGCAAGGTGTTTGAGGTGCCGGAAGCGATCCGGAGCACCCCGCCGCTGTATGCGCGTGATCTGCCGGGATTCGCGGAGCTTTTTCATGAGA
- a CDS encoding ABC transporter substrate-binding protein: MKYKLKLLLPFLIILLSLSVIAGCGGSSAAVKVKIGEVTRSVFYAPEYVALSQGFFKDEGLDVELQTIPGGDKTMTALLSGAIDVALVGSETSIYVYQQGADDPVINFAQLTQRDGTFLFARTPDNHFTWDKVKGSTFLGQRQGGMPQMAGAFTLKNKGIDTAKDIKLIQNIDFANIAGAFASGTGDYVQLFEPQASIFEKEGRGQVVASFGVESGYLPYTVFMAKQSYIGKNKETVQKFTNAIQRAQLWVKAHSAEEIADAVMPYFDKTDRSIVVSAISRYKEQDTYAVNPVIDDKEWNNLLDVIDYAGELKERIPAGTIVDNSFAQQAESSVK, encoded by the coding sequence ATGAAATACAAGCTTAAGCTGTTATTGCCGTTCCTGATCATACTTTTGAGTCTGTCGGTCATTGCCGGTTGCGGCGGGAGCTCGGCTGCCGTCAAGGTGAAGATCGGCGAAGTAACCCGTTCCGTGTTCTATGCGCCCGAGTATGTGGCCTTGTCGCAGGGCTTCTTCAAGGACGAAGGGCTGGATGTGGAGCTGCAGACGATACCCGGCGGGGACAAAACGATGACTGCACTGCTCTCCGGTGCCATCGATGTAGCTCTGGTCGGCTCGGAAACCTCGATTTACGTGTACCAGCAGGGGGCGGATGATCCGGTCATCAATTTCGCCCAGCTTACCCAGCGGGACGGAACCTTCCTGTTCGCACGTACGCCGGATAACCACTTCACATGGGACAAAGTCAAAGGGTCAACCTTCCTCGGACAGAGACAAGGGGGAATGCCGCAAATGGCCGGCGCTTTTACCCTGAAGAATAAGGGGATCGACACCGCGAAGGATATCAAGCTGATCCAGAATATTGACTTTGCAAACATTGCCGGCGCTTTTGCTTCCGGAACCGGGGACTATGTGCAGCTTTTTGAGCCGCAGGCTTCAATCTTCGAGAAGGAAGGCCGGGGTCAGGTGGTGGCTTCCTTCGGGGTGGAGAGCGGTTATCTGCCGTATACCGTATTTATGGCGAAGCAGAGCTATATCGGCAAGAACAAAGAGACGGTACAGAAATTCACGAATGCAATCCAGCGGGCCCAGCTCTGGGTGAAGGCTCATAGCGCCGAGGAGATTGCTGATGCGGTGATGCCGTATTTTGACAAGACGGACCGGAGCATTGTGGTCTCTGCCATCAGCCGCTACAAGGAACAGGATACCTATGCGGTGAACCCGGTAATCGATGACAAGGAATGGAACAATCTGCTGGATGTAATCGACTACGCGGGTGAACTCAAGGAACGGATTCCGGCAGGCACCATCGTTGATAACAGCTTTGCGCAGCAGGCAGAGAGCAGCGTGAAGTAG
- a CDS encoding FMN-dependent NADH-azoreductase → MSNVLFIKANNRPAEQAVSVQLYNEFLASYKETHPQDQITELDLFAEQLPYYDNTLITGVYKAAQGFEATPEEAAGAALVKKYLDQFLAADKVVFAFPLWNMTVPAVLHTYIDYLNQAGTTFKYTAEGPVGLLTGKKAAVLNARGGVYSEGPAASAEMAVNFILGNLNFWGFKEITQVIIEGHNQNPDKSADIIASGLQLAKTAAASF, encoded by the coding sequence ATGTCGAATGTACTGTTTATCAAAGCAAATAACCGCCCTGCCGAGCAGGCTGTAAGTGTTCAGCTCTACAACGAATTCCTGGCAAGCTACAAGGAGACTCATCCGCAGGATCAGATTACCGAGCTTGATCTGTTCGCTGAACAATTGCCTTACTACGATAACACACTGATTACCGGTGTTTACAAGGCTGCTCAGGGCTTCGAAGCCACTCCTGAAGAAGCTGCAGGCGCCGCACTGGTGAAGAAATACCTCGACCAGTTCCTGGCTGCTGACAAGGTTGTATTTGCCTTCCCGCTGTGGAACATGACCGTTCCGGCTGTACTGCACACTTACATCGACTACCTGAACCAGGCCGGTACTACCTTCAAGTATACCGCTGAAGGTCCGGTAGGACTGCTGACCGGCAAGAAGGCAGCTGTGCTGAATGCAAGAGGCGGCGTATACTCCGAAGGCCCGGCAGCAAGCGCTGAGATGGCTGTTAACTTCATCCTGGGCAACCTGAACTTCTGGGGCTTCAAAGAGATCACACAGGTCATCATCGAAGGACACAACCAGAACCCTGATAAATCCGCTGACATTATCGCATCCGGCCTGCAGCTGGCGAAGACAGCAGCAGCATCGTTCTAA
- the rsgA gene encoding ribosome small subunit-dependent GTPase A, whose translation MIIEQYGWNEEWKSKWTEKLKQLDAGRELVPGRISGDFGSKYRVISGSGEMWSELSGKLRHSLTGSGEYPAVGDWVVLAVQDGGAHGVIHAVLPRRSVISRKVPGPNQEEQLVASNVDTLFLVSALNDDFNVRRMERYLIMAWNSGANPVILLTKADLCTDADVKIAEMERTAPGVPVHAVSAVQGEGREALLPYLGSGQTVALTGSSGCGKSTMVNWLSGRELQLTQEVREGDSRGRHTTTHRELFALPDGGIIIDTPGMRELQLWEDDGGLELAFGEISTLAADCRFSDCSHTREEGCAVLAALASGELEEKRLLSYRKTQKELQYQNSKEAKQKRKTMAAATKAKPPRAKGSSWQRVLEEY comes from the coding sequence ATGATTATTGAACAATATGGCTGGAACGAAGAATGGAAGAGTAAATGGACAGAGAAGCTGAAGCAGCTGGATGCCGGCCGGGAGCTGGTGCCCGGCAGAATCTCAGGTGATTTCGGCAGCAAATACCGGGTGATCAGCGGAAGCGGAGAGATGTGGAGTGAGCTGTCAGGCAAGCTGCGCCACTCGCTGACCGGGTCCGGCGAATATCCGGCGGTAGGGGACTGGGTGGTCCTGGCTGTGCAGGACGGCGGAGCCCATGGCGTGATTCATGCCGTGCTGCCCCGCCGCAGCGTCATCTCGCGCAAGGTGCCGGGTCCGAACCAGGAGGAGCAGCTCGTAGCGTCCAATGTGGACACTCTGTTTCTGGTCAGCGCACTGAATGACGATTTCAATGTGCGGCGGATGGAGCGGTATCTCATCATGGCCTGGAACAGCGGGGCGAACCCGGTAATCCTGCTGACCAAGGCAGATCTCTGCACAGATGCCGATGTGAAAATCGCCGAGATGGAGCGGACCGCGCCCGGAGTTCCTGTCCATGCGGTCAGCGCTGTGCAAGGAGAAGGCCGGGAAGCGCTGCTGCCTTATCTCGGCAGCGGCCAGACGGTAGCCCTGACCGGCTCGTCCGGGTGCGGCAAATCGACGATGGTCAACTGGCTCAGCGGCCGGGAGCTGCAATTGACCCAGGAGGTCCGGGAAGGGGACAGCCGCGGACGTCATACGACGACACACCGTGAGCTGTTCGCCCTCCCGGACGGCGGCATCATCATCGATACGCCGGGGATGCGCGAGCTGCAGCTGTGGGAGGATGACGGCGGGCTGGAGCTCGCATTCGGAGAGATCAGCACGCTTGCCGCAGACTGCCGCTTCAGCGATTGCAGCCATACCCGTGAGGAGGGCTGTGCCGTGCTGGCCGCCTTGGCCAGCGGAGAGCTGGAGGAGAAGCGGCTGCTGAGCTACCGCAAGACGCAGAAGGAGCTGCAATACCAGAACAGCAAGGAAGCGAAGCAGAAGCGCAAGACGATGGCCGCAGCAACCAAGGCTAAGCCGCCCCGGGCTAAGGGGAGCAGCTGGCAGCGGGTGCTGGAGGAGTATTGA
- a CDS encoding HAD family hydrolase, which produces MREVQGLLFDLDNTLMDRDQTFRSFSRAFVGEFLSHLSEEQAAQVVEDMIVRDADGYRDKDGFFAELSGVLPWEKALSAAEIREYYDETYIRHGAIMKHAVETLEYCKQRGYPLGLVTNGSRDIQYGKIDLLGLRGYFRTIVISGEVGIWKPAPGIYQLALERLGTPADKTLFIGDHPVNDIEGAARAGMRTIWLKRNHAWDASLKAEPVAAIDELDELQRMI; this is translated from the coding sequence ATGAGAGAGGTACAAGGCTTGCTGTTTGATCTGGACAACACACTGATGGACCGGGACCAGACCTTCCGCAGCTTCAGCAGGGCGTTTGTCGGGGAGTTCTTAAGCCATCTGAGTGAGGAGCAGGCCGCACAGGTAGTGGAGGATATGATCGTCCGGGATGCGGACGGTTATCGCGATAAGGACGGTTTCTTCGCCGAGCTGAGCGGGGTGCTTCCCTGGGAGAAGGCGTTGTCAGCGGCAGAGATCCGCGAGTATTACGATGAGACATATATCCGTCACGGGGCGATCATGAAGCATGCGGTGGAGACACTGGAGTACTGTAAGCAACGCGGGTATCCGCTCGGGCTGGTCACTAACGGCAGCAGGGACATCCAATATGGCAAAATCGACCTGCTCGGGCTGCGCGGCTACTTCCGCACCATAGTGATCTCCGGCGAAGTGGGCATCTGGAAGCCGGCCCCCGGCATCTACCAGTTAGCCCTGGAACGCCTCGGGACGCCTGCAGACAAGACCTTGTTCATCGGCGACCATCCGGTGAATGATATCGAGGGGGCGGCCCGGGCTGGTATGAGAACCATCTGGCTGAAGCGCAACCATGCCTGGGATGCTTCGCTTAAGGCTGAGCCGGTTGCAGCCATTGATGAGCTGGATGAGCTGCAGCGGATGATTTAA
- a CDS encoding DUF3939 domain-containing protein has protein sequence MLFKRAKKNKSPVAPVVTLPQIKQAVRQFEEDMPAPINRTVLIQEDKSIDLSRLKRYLGGVPEQKFYMSSETFEIFEEADKLVPYYLDMVQSAVDHYISDTGKLPLLEDAWLPEVHYRLLATERYLKETPPFPLYITDEEMMLTHRPEHFES, from the coding sequence ATGCTATTCAAACGTGCCAAAAAAAATAAATCACCCGTAGCCCCTGTCGTTACATTGCCGCAGATCAAGCAGGCTGTGAGGCAATTTGAAGAAGATATGCCCGCTCCAATTAACCGCACAGTTCTGATTCAGGAAGATAAAAGCATTGATCTGAGCCGGCTCAAGCGGTATCTGGGCGGCGTTCCGGAGCAGAAGTTCTATATGTCGAGCGAGACATTTGAGATTTTTGAAGAGGCTGACAAGCTGGTTCCGTATTATCTGGATATGGTCCAGTCGGCGGTAGATCATTATATCAGTGACACCGGCAAGCTGCCGCTGCTTGAGGATGCCTGGCTGCCGGAGGTGCATTACCGCCTGCTGGCCACGGAGCGTTATCTGAAGGAGACCCCGCCGTTTCCGCTCTATATTACCGACGAGGAAATGATGCTGACGCATCGCCCGGAGCATTTTGAATCCTAA
- a CDS encoding metalloregulator ArsR/SmtB family transcription factor: MQLDKIVAYHKALSDPTRMKMLLLLSRGELHGHALAEKLNLSQPTVTHHAAKLREAALISERRDKNIVYFKLNPEFIQAGSEASLKFIFAKGVEEMEEQSPEHSLKESVLRNFFAKDGRLRQIPSQYKKKLIALQYMVEKLEPGVVYSEKEINEFIKPFHEDYATIRREFIMHQFMYRENDRYELNPPELWTHWENVK, encoded by the coding sequence TTGCAATTAGACAAAATCGTCGCCTATCACAAGGCCTTGTCCGATCCGACCCGGATGAAGATGCTGCTCCTCTTGTCCAGAGGCGAGCTGCACGGCCATGCACTGGCCGAGAAGCTGAATCTGTCCCAGCCCACGGTGACCCATCATGCTGCCAAGCTGCGCGAGGCCGCACTGATTTCAGAGCGCCGGGACAAGAACATTGTATATTTCAAGCTGAATCCCGAGTTTATTCAGGCAGGCTCAGAGGCCTCACTGAAATTTATTTTTGCCAAGGGGGTGGAAGAGATGGAAGAGCAGTCGCCTGAACACAGTCTGAAGGAATCCGTGCTCCGCAATTTTTTTGCCAAAGACGGCCGCCTGCGGCAGATTCCCTCACAATACAAGAAGAAGCTGATTGCCCTGCAATACATGGTGGAGAAGCTGGAGCCCGGGGTTGTCTATTCCGAGAAAGAAATCAACGAATTCATCAAGCCGTTTCACGAGGACTACGCTACGATCCGCCGTGAGTTCATCATGCATCAGTTCATGTACCGCGAGAACGACCGCTATGAGCTGAACCCGCCAGAGTTGTGGACTCACTGGGAAAATGTCAAATAA